The Pedosphaera parvula Ellin514 sequence ATAAAACTCCATTCCACGTCCCAGTGCATAGGTCAGCATCTTCTCGGAAAGGCAATGAACGAAAGCGTCCCGCTTGTCTTTCAGCAGAATCCTTTTCAAGTCCTGAACTCCCTGGAAAGACTCGCCGGTGACCAATTTGCCAGTGGTATCAAGGTCGAAGGTTCCCTCCTTCGTGCGCCAAGCTCCAATGGCATCGAAATTCTCAAACCCGAAACCAATCGGGTCCATGCGCGCATGGCAACTGGCGCACATTGGGTCCGCCCGATGTTGCTCCATCCGCTGCCGCATGGTTCCCGAGGCAACCACCTTTTTATCATTGCTCAAAGCCGGCACATTTGGCGGGGGCGGTGGCGGTGGGGCACCCAAAATGGTTTCCAATACCCACTTGCCGCGTTTTACGGGTGAGGTGCGTGTCGGATTCGACGTCACGGTGAGCACACTTGCCTGTGTCAGCAATCCACCACGTTCATGGTTTTTAAACGTCACCCGCCTAAACTCATCACCGCTTACGCCAGGAATTCCATATAGCTTCGCGAGCGGTTCGTTAAGGAATGTATAATCTGAATCGATAAATTCCAGGATGCTGCGGTCGTGTTCCATCACATAACCGAAGTAAAGCTCCGTTTCCTTTTCCATGGCGGAGCGAAGCTTGTCAGTAAACTGAGGAAACACTTCCGGGTCCGGCGTGACCGCTGCCAGATTCCTAATCTGCAACCATTGGTCTGCAAAGTTCTTCACCAGTTCACCGGCTTTGGGATCCTTCAACATGCGCGTAACTTGAGCGTCCAGATTACCATGCAATTTCCCCCGCTCTGCCAGTTTGAACAATTCGTCATCCGGCATGCTGCTCCAAAGGAAGTAGGATAGACGGGTCGCCAGGGCGAATTCATCGATCGGGTGAATTGAATGCGAGTTATTGGGATTCGGTTTCGATTCGCCCCGAAATAGAAAATGCGGCGACACCAAAACTGCCTGCAACGCAACTTTCACGCTCGTTTCAAAACTTTCTCCATCCTTCTGCGCCATTTTGAAAAACTGGAACAGCCGATCAAATTCTGCCGTGCTGAGTGGACGTCGGTACGCTCTTTTGGCAAAACGCTCAATAATTTTTTGTGCCACCTGATTCGTACTATGGGTCGAAGGCTGTTCGGTAAATATACGTTTATGAGATTCCGGCAGCGGTTCCAGTTCCAGTGGTCCAACCACATCGATATACCTGACCATCAGATTGCGATCGCGCTTTGCAGGGTCGGGATTTTTCTCATCGTAATAATCGTTGATGAAAGCGGCGGCAATTTTTTTGCCACCGCTGCCATTTACATCAAATTCTATTTCGTAAACTTTTGGATCATCCTTTGGTGCCTTGACTTCGAGTGTTCTCAAAACTTTAT is a genomic window containing:
- a CDS encoding DUF1592 domain-containing protein, which translates into the protein MMIRAFILVLCLFWGLQSSPAAARLDSSSNPKVTFEKNVKPLLSQYCFGCHGEKKKGDLDLRIYTNDALVKKDRDVFEKVLHNLQAHEMPPESKPQPSSEEREIISHWIEAEVLGCDCNQPDPGRVTMRRLNRTEYNNTIRDLVGVDFQPADDFPVDDVGYGFDNIGDVLSLSPMLMEKYFVAAEKILDAAIVTTRLVGGPTNHFKGDRLKGSLHVDELEHGAKMLSGDGEVYATNLFSKAGKYILRVKAAGQQAGPDLPKMEVRLDDKVLRTLEVKAPKDDPKVYEIEFDVNGSGGKKIAAAFINDYYDEKNPDPAKRDRNLMVRYIDVVGPLELEPLPESHKRIFTEQPSTHSTNQVAQKIIERFAKRAYRRPLSTAEFDRLFQFFKMAQKDGESFETSVKVALQAVLVSPHFLFRGESKPNPNNSHSIHPIDEFALATRLSYFLWSSMPDDELFKLAERGKLHGNLDAQVTRMLKDPKAGELVKNFADQWLQIRNLAAVTPDPEVFPQFTDKLRSAMEKETELYFGYVMEHDRSILEFIDSDYTFLNEPLAKLYGIPGVSGDEFRRVTFKNHERGGLLTQASVLTVTSNPTRTSPVKRGKWVLETILGAPPPPPPPNVPALSNDKKVVASGTMRQRMEQHRADPMCASCHARMDPIGFGFENFDAIGAWRTKEGTFDLDTTGKLVTGESFQGVQDLKRILLKDKRDAFVHCLSEKMLTYALGRGMEFYDKCAVDEITKTLAKNDFKFSSLVLSVVKSSPFRMSRGEEDKVAESGGKEAKGN